In the genome of Nocardia sp. NBC_00416, one region contains:
- a CDS encoding cupin domain-containing protein: MPERSVHTASLWQGEEIYRSELGALTRLTADNFPILSGLSIKRLTLAPGAIREPHWHANATELTYCTAGAALVSVLDSGGHFSSFLVSAGEMFHIDSGALHHVENVGADDAEFILAFRHERPEDFGLGAALGAMTDSVLGNTYDLPAADFADIRRSTTARLVVRREGEPEFPSGAHFGDPHHFALEAMAAPVDSPVGSARTAREQFWPALRDISMYSLRVREDGMREPHWHPVTAEMGYVHEGSARMTIMDPDGTLDTYTVHAGEVYFVPRAYPHHIEVVDSPRIHLLIFFDQPTPADIGYRASVSAYSRRVLAATFGVALDELPELPFTASDPLIVSRNNPLEP; the protein is encoded by the coding sequence ATGCCCGAACGATCGGTCCACACCGCCTCGTTGTGGCAGGGCGAGGAGATCTACCGCAGCGAACTGGGTGCACTGACCAGGCTCACCGCCGACAATTTCCCGATCTTGTCCGGCCTCTCGATCAAACGGCTCACGCTGGCGCCCGGGGCGATCCGCGAACCGCACTGGCATGCGAACGCCACCGAGCTCACCTACTGCACGGCCGGTGCGGCGCTGGTGTCGGTGCTGGACAGCGGCGGCCACTTCTCCTCGTTCCTCGTCTCGGCCGGCGAGATGTTCCACATCGACTCCGGCGCTCTGCACCATGTCGAGAATGTCGGCGCCGATGACGCCGAGTTCATCCTGGCCTTCCGCCACGAACGGCCCGAGGACTTCGGGCTCGGCGCCGCCCTCGGCGCCATGACCGATTCGGTACTGGGCAATACCTACGACCTGCCCGCCGCGGACTTCGCCGATATCCGCCGCAGCACCACCGCGCGGTTGGTCGTGCGGCGCGAGGGTGAACCCGAGTTTCCCTCCGGCGCGCACTTCGGCGACCCGCACCACTTCGCCCTCGAGGCGATGGCGGCGCCGGTGGACTCACCGGTCGGCTCCGCGCGCACCGCCCGCGAACAGTTCTGGCCGGCCCTGCGCGATATCTCGATGTACTCACTGCGGGTGCGCGAAGACGGTATGCGCGAACCGCACTGGCATCCCGTCACCGCCGAGATGGGCTACGTCCACGAGGGTTCGGCGCGGATGACGATCATGGATCCGGACGGGACGCTGGACACCTACACCGTGCACGCGGGCGAGGTGTACTTCGTCCCCCGCGCCTACCCGCATCACATCGAGGTCGTCGACTCGCCGCGGATCCACCTGCTGATCTTCTTCGACCAGCCGACCCCGGCCGATATCGGCTACCGCGCGTCGGTGAGCGCCTATTCGCGCCGGGTACTCGCGGCCACCTTCGGCGTCGCCCTCGACGAGTTGCCCGAGTTGCCGTTCACGGCGTCGGACCCGCTGATCGTCAGCCGGAACAATCCACTCGAACCTTGA
- a CDS encoding alpha-ketoglutarate-dependent dioxygenase AlkB has protein sequence MALQGSLLDGFGDIELAPLTGLRRTHLTHGAWVELRPGWLRGADDLFERLAAEVPWHAERRPMYDRVVDVPRLLAFYGEADPLPDPVLTDARTALTAHYQPELGEPFRTAGLCYYRDGRDSVAWHGDTIGRGATHDTVVAILTLGAPRPLLLRPRTGGPSLRFHPGHGDLFVMGGSCQRTWEHAVPKTRRVTGPRISVQFRPRDVR, from the coding sequence ATGGCACTGCAGGGATCGCTTCTCGACGGCTTCGGCGACATCGAACTCGCCCCGCTGACAGGCCTGCGGCGCACCCACCTCACCCACGGAGCCTGGGTCGAACTACGTCCGGGATGGCTGCGCGGCGCCGACGACCTCTTCGAACGACTGGCGGCCGAGGTCCCCTGGCACGCCGAACGCCGACCCATGTACGACCGGGTCGTCGACGTGCCGCGACTCCTGGCCTTCTACGGCGAAGCCGATCCGCTGCCCGATCCCGTCCTGACCGACGCGCGCACCGCCCTCACCGCGCACTACCAGCCGGAACTGGGCGAGCCGTTCCGTACCGCGGGCCTGTGCTACTACCGCGACGGACGCGACAGCGTGGCCTGGCACGGCGACACCATCGGCCGCGGCGCCACGCACGACACCGTGGTCGCCATCCTCACCCTGGGCGCGCCGCGCCCCCTACTGCTGCGGCCCCGCACCGGCGGCCCCAGCCTGCGCTTCCACCCCGGCCACGGCGACCTGTTCGTCATGGGCGGCTCCTGCCAGCGCACCTGGGAACACGCGGTACCGAAAACCCGCAGGGTCACCGGCCCGCGCATCAGCGTCCAGTTCCGGCCGCGCGACGTGCGCTGA
- a CDS encoding TetR/AcrR family transcriptional regulator, protein MDRPKERADAARNRRAILDATAALLAEHGAEAVTMDRVAAAAGVGKGTIFHRFGNRAGLLHELVAESAITLMSAVTDGPPPLGPGAPAADRLIVFFDAMTRLVIDNLELMAVYRSVPPHPRTEEFHLFWRDHITTLLREARPDLDAEAVGRLLLDGLSGQTVPDMVRSGATDELLAAVGELVRAVLRVS, encoded by the coding sequence ATGGACCGTCCGAAGGAACGCGCGGACGCCGCGCGCAATCGGCGCGCCATCCTGGACGCGACTGCCGCGCTACTCGCCGAGCACGGTGCCGAAGCCGTCACGATGGACCGGGTCGCCGCGGCCGCCGGAGTCGGGAAGGGCACCATCTTCCACCGCTTCGGGAACCGGGCCGGATTGCTGCACGAACTGGTGGCGGAGAGCGCGATCACGCTGATGTCGGCGGTCACCGACGGTCCGCCGCCGCTCGGACCGGGCGCCCCCGCCGCCGACCGGCTGATCGTCTTCTTCGACGCCATGACCCGGCTGGTGATCGACAACCTGGAACTGATGGCGGTCTACCGCAGCGTGCCACCGCATCCCCGCACCGAGGAATTCCACCTGTTCTGGCGCGACCACATCACCACCCTGCTGCGCGAAGCGAGACCGGACCTGGACGCAGAGGCGGTGGGCCGGCTGCTCCTGGACGGCCTGTCCGGCCAGACCGTGCCCGATATGGTCCGTTCGGGGGCGACCGACGAACTCCTCGCGGCGGTGGGAGAGCTGGTGCGAGCGGTGCTGCGCGTCTCGTAG
- a CDS encoding quinone oxidoreductase family protein: MQAIVMTGTGGPEVLVPREVPAPRPATGEVLIRVEAVPVLYPETQLRSGAFPMAAPPPVVFGFQAAGKVIEIGDGVASDHLGRRVVADTAGFGSYAELVCVNAQSVTPIPDGVSAADAAAAVMSGSVALALLDAAALTGTETVLVEAGATGVGSYLIQLAREFGAARVLATAGGPEKSRRARELGADRVIDHRPAQWTDDVRTDSDPTIDIVFDSLGGPSATALLATMTPGTGRMLSYGWLSGEPARVTAADLIPGGLTLTGCSGPAWHERVARSRTAILDRVPSLAPPVETTLPLERAAAAHELVESRVPLGKIILRPGPAPR, encoded by the coding sequence ATGCAGGCAATCGTAATGACGGGCACCGGCGGGCCCGAGGTGCTGGTACCCCGCGAGGTGCCGGCCCCGCGCCCCGCCACCGGCGAAGTGCTGATCCGCGTCGAGGCTGTCCCCGTCCTCTACCCCGAGACCCAGTTGCGCTCCGGCGCCTTCCCCATGGCCGCACCCCCACCGGTCGTCTTCGGCTTCCAGGCGGCCGGGAAGGTGATCGAGATCGGCGACGGCGTCGCATCCGACCACCTCGGCAGGCGCGTGGTCGCCGATACCGCCGGGTTCGGCTCCTACGCCGAACTGGTCTGCGTGAACGCCCAATCGGTCACGCCGATACCGGACGGGGTATCGGCGGCGGACGCGGCGGCAGCGGTGATGAGCGGTTCGGTAGCCCTCGCCCTCCTCGACGCCGCCGCTCTCACGGGCACCGAGACGGTCCTGGTCGAGGCCGGCGCGACAGGTGTGGGCAGCTATCTGATCCAGCTGGCCCGGGAGTTCGGCGCAGCACGGGTGCTCGCCACCGCGGGCGGACCCGAAAAGTCCCGGCGCGCCCGCGAACTGGGCGCCGATCGGGTGATCGACCACCGCCCGGCACAGTGGACCGACGACGTCCGCACGGACTCCGACCCCACGATCGATATCGTCTTCGATTCGCTCGGCGGCCCCTCCGCGACAGCATTGCTCGCCACCATGACCCCCGGAACGGGACGGATGCTCAGTTACGGCTGGCTCTCCGGGGAACCCGCACGAGTCACGGCGGCGGATCTCATACCGGGCGGCCTCACACTGACCGGTTGTTCCGGACCGGCCTGGCACGAGCGGGTGGCCCGGTCGCGTACCGCGATCCTCGACCGGGTGCCGTCGCTGGCGCCTCCGGTCGAGACGACGCTGCCACTCGAGCGGGCCGCGGCGGCGCACGAACTGGTCGAGTCGCGCGTCCCCCTCGGCAAGATCATCCTGCGACCGGGCCCGGCACCGCGTTGA
- a CDS encoding DUF4334 domain-containing protein, which translates to MTENTDVTLPEDGCTAAQAWEIFDRLPAARVDEVVTGRWRGSELPTGHPMDGALSESGWYGKQFDAPDQVHPLLFTDDRGTVFAVDPRRVPLSLAGKFPARWLRPVRDKLRVLAPVLRTRKPTARLRDIEYRGVVSAAMVYDHLPIIDHFRRFDADTLLGVMDMRGMSDPYFFVLKR; encoded by the coding sequence ATGACCGAGAACACGGACGTCACCCTGCCCGAGGACGGGTGCACCGCCGCGCAGGCCTGGGAGATCTTCGATCGGCTCCCGGCAGCCCGGGTGGACGAGGTGGTCACCGGGCGCTGGCGTGGTTCCGAACTGCCCACCGGTCATCCGATGGACGGCGCACTCTCCGAATCCGGCTGGTACGGAAAACAATTCGACGCTCCGGACCAGGTGCATCCGTTGCTGTTCACCGATGATCGCGGCACGGTGTTCGCTGTGGACCCGCGCCGGGTACCGCTCTCTCTGGCCGGTAAGTTCCCCGCGCGCTGGCTGCGGCCGGTACGCGACAAGCTACGAGTGCTGGCCCCCGTGCTGCGCACCCGCAAACCGACGGCCCGGTTGCGTGATATCGAGTACCGCGGCGTGGTGAGTGCTGCCATGGTCTACGACCATCTGCCGATCATCGACCATTTCCGCCGGTTCGACGCGGACACCCTGCTCGGCGTCATGGATATGCGCGGCATGTCCGATCCGTACTTCTTCGTCCTGAAGCGCTGA
- a CDS encoding YciI family protein, with translation MRKYLVVALRTPAYDPAVAAPHRGFLDDLRSRDMLQESGPFTDSTGGAYIVLADSRPAAEAVVYSDPLHTTGSAELTVYEWEITG, from the coding sequence ATGCGCAAGTATCTGGTGGTGGCGCTGCGCACTCCGGCCTACGATCCGGCGGTTGCCGCACCACACCGCGGTTTTCTCGACGACCTCCGGTCTCGGGACATGCTGCAGGAGTCCGGTCCGTTCACCGACAGCACCGGTGGCGCCTATATCGTGCTCGCCGATTCCCGGCCCGCCGCCGAGGCGGTGGTGTACAGCGATCCGCTGCACACCACCGGTTCCGCGGAGTTGACCGTGTACGAGTGGGAGATCACCGGCTGA
- the nusB gene encoding transcription antitermination factor NusB: MADQPADKKSAYKKLGARHKARRRAVDLLFEAEARDIDPADLADERIELAALDQAVAPVHAYTRILVDGIAEELDRVDGTIESYLQDWALSRLPAVDRAILRVAVWELLYAPDVPPIVAVDEAVELAKELSTDDSPGFVNGVLGQVVLVAPQIRAAAAAASRPADPDQET, from the coding sequence GTGGCGGACCAGCCCGCGGACAAGAAATCCGCCTACAAGAAACTCGGCGCCCGCCACAAGGCGCGCCGCCGGGCCGTGGACCTGCTGTTCGAGGCCGAGGCCCGTGATATCGATCCCGCCGATCTGGCCGACGAGCGCATCGAGCTGGCCGCCCTCGATCAGGCGGTGGCCCCGGTGCACGCCTACACCCGCATTCTGGTGGACGGTATCGCCGAGGAGCTCGATCGCGTGGACGGCACCATCGAGTCCTATCTGCAGGATTGGGCGTTGTCCCGGTTGCCCGCGGTCGATCGCGCGATCCTGCGGGTAGCGGTATGGGAACTGTTGTACGCCCCCGATGTGCCGCCGATCGTCGCGGTGGACGAGGCGGTGGAACTGGCCAAGGAGCTGTCCACCGACGATTCCCCCGGGTTCGTCAACGGGGTGCTCGGACAGGTCGTGTTGGTGGCTCCGCAGATCCGCGCGGCCGCGGCGGCCGCGTCCCGGCCCGCGGATCCGGACCAGGAAACCTGA
- the efp gene encoding elongation factor P, translating to MADTSDFKNGLVLKIDGNLQQIVEFQHVKPGKGPAFVRTKLKNVLSGKTVDKTFNAGVKVETATVDRRDMTYLYHDGSDYVFMDGQTFDQIGVQEATIGEQARFLLENMTVQVATHEGAPLYVELPVSVELEVTHTDIGLQGDRSTGGTKPATVETGAEVQVPLFINTGDKLRIDTRDGSYLGRVNS from the coding sequence GTGGCGGACACCAGCGACTTCAAGAACGGCCTCGTGCTGAAGATCGACGGTAATCTCCAGCAGATCGTCGAGTTCCAGCACGTGAAGCCGGGTAAGGGTCCCGCGTTCGTGCGGACGAAGCTGAAGAACGTGCTGTCCGGCAAGACCGTCGACAAGACGTTCAACGCGGGTGTGAAGGTCGAGACCGCCACGGTCGACCGCCGGGATATGACCTACCTGTACCACGACGGCTCGGACTACGTCTTCATGGACGGTCAGACCTTCGACCAGATCGGCGTCCAGGAGGCCACCATCGGTGAGCAGGCCCGGTTCCTGCTGGAGAACATGACCGTGCAGGTCGCGACCCACGAGGGTGCGCCGCTGTACGTGGAGCTCCCGGTTTCGGTCGAGCTCGAGGTGACCCATACCGATATCGGGCTGCAGGGCGACCGCTCGACCGGCGGCACCAAGCCGGCCACCGTGGAGACCGGTGCCGAGGTCCAGGTTCCGTTGTTCATCAACACCGGGGACAAGCTGCGCATCGACACCCGCGACGGCAGCTACCTGGGCCGCGTCAACTCCTGA
- a CDS encoding M24 family metallopeptidase — protein sequence MSADAGRGPEVRPDYAARRGLLRNLLVENEIDGLLVTDLVNIRYLTGFTGSNAALLVHSWDTAEDEERTVIATDGRYDTQVAAQVPDLRAEIARAVSRRVVELAGEWKFGRLGYESHIVTVDQHRTLSGLGTGLEFVAAPGLVEQLRMVKDEYEIDLLRAACAVGDGALGALLETGALRPGRTERQVARDLEWAMFERGAAAVAFETIVAAGANSAVPHHRPTDAVLAAGDFVKIDFGAVVGGYHSDMTRTFVLGQPEPWQREVYDLVHAAQRAGREALRPGVSCADVDAAAREVIAAAGHGPLFVHGLGHGVGLRIHEAPGIAKTGTGTLLTGVAVTVEPGVYFPGRGGVRIEDTLVVREGAPELLTNTSKDLIVVE from the coding sequence ATGTCTGCTGATGCCGGCCGTGGCCCGGAGGTCCGGCCCGATTACGCTGCCCGTCGCGGGTTGCTGCGCAACCTGCTGGTGGAGAACGAGATCGACGGCCTGCTCGTCACCGATCTGGTGAATATCCGCTACCTCACCGGATTCACCGGTTCCAACGCCGCGCTGCTGGTGCACTCCTGGGATACCGCCGAGGACGAGGAACGCACGGTGATCGCGACCGACGGTCGCTACGACACCCAGGTCGCCGCGCAGGTCCCCGATCTCCGCGCCGAGATCGCGCGCGCCGTATCCCGGCGGGTGGTGGAACTGGCCGGGGAATGGAAGTTCGGCCGACTCGGGTACGAGAGCCATATCGTCACCGTCGACCAGCATCGCACGCTGTCCGGCCTCGGGACCGGCCTGGAATTCGTGGCCGCCCCGGGCCTGGTCGAACAATTGCGCATGGTCAAGGACGAATACGAGATAGATCTGCTGCGCGCGGCGTGCGCCGTCGGCGACGGGGCGCTGGGCGCGCTGCTCGAGACCGGTGCGCTGCGGCCGGGACGCACCGAACGCCAGGTCGCCCGGGATCTCGAATGGGCGATGTTCGAGCGCGGGGCCGCCGCGGTGGCCTTCGAGACGATCGTTGCGGCCGGGGCGAATTCCGCGGTACCGCATCACCGGCCCACCGACGCGGTGCTGGCCGCCGGGGATTTCGTGAAGATCGACTTCGGCGCCGTCGTGGGCGGCTACCACTCGGATATGACCCGGACCTTCGTGCTCGGGCAGCCCGAGCCGTGGCAGCGCGAGGTGTACGACCTGGTGCACGCCGCGCAGCGCGCGGGGCGTGAGGCGCTGCGGCCCGGGGTCTCGTGCGCCGATGTGGACGCGGCCGCCCGGGAGGTCATCGCCGCCGCCGGGCACGGGCCGCTGTTCGTCCACGGCCTGGGCCACGGAGTGGGGCTGCGCATCCACGAAGCGCCCGGAATCGCCAAAACCGGCACGGGTACACTCCTCACTGGCGTGGCGGTGACCGTCGAACCAGGTGTGTACTTTCCCGGCCGCGGCGGGGTCCGGATCGAGGACACGCTCGTGGTGCGCGAAGGGGCCCCGGAATTGCTCACCAACACCAGCAAAGACCTGATCGTCGTCGAATGA
- a CDS encoding A24 family peptidase, whose product MTTTVFLAFAAWCGVLSISDLRTRRLPNSLTVPGAATVLGYAALTGQCAAAGRGAVLLAAPYLLVHLLRPAALGAGDVKLAVGLGAAAGLGGGQVWVWSAFAAPLCTAAAGLGVLIGHRAGSRRYGGEPLLGRRAGPRPARAPDDRAAAVPHGPSMCAATLLGLTLW is encoded by the coding sequence GTGACGACTACCGTTTTCCTCGCCTTCGCCGCATGGTGCGGTGTGTTGAGCATCAGCGATCTGCGCACCCGGCGGCTGCCGAACTCGCTCACCGTCCCGGGGGCGGCGACCGTCCTCGGCTACGCGGCGCTGACCGGTCAATGCGCCGCCGCCGGACGCGGCGCCGTGTTGCTGGCGGCGCCGTATCTACTGGTGCATCTGCTGCGCCCCGCCGCGCTGGGCGCCGGTGACGTGAAACTGGCGGTGGGGTTGGGCGCCGCGGCCGGGCTGGGCGGCGGACAGGTGTGGGTGTGGTCGGCCTTCGCGGCGCCACTGTGCACCGCCGCCGCCGGTCTCGGCGTGTTGATCGGGCACCGCGCCGGATCCCGGCGCTACGGCGGCGAACCGCTACTCGGACGGCGAGCCGGCCCACGCCCGGCGCGAGCACCGGACGACCGGGCCGCAGCCGTCCCGCACGGACCGTCGATGTGCGCCGCGACACTTCTGGGGCTCACGTTGTGGTGA
- the aroC gene encoding chorismate synthase, with protein MLRWITAGESHGPALVALLEGMVAGVEVTSEEISAQLARRRLGYGRGARMKFEADKVTVIGGVRHGRTMGGPVALEIANSEWPKWTTVMSADPVDEAELAELARNAPLTRPRPGHADYSGMLKYGFDDARPVLERASARETAARVAAGTVARAFLRQALGVEVVSHVVSIGTAANTSGVVPTGADLAAIDQSPVRAFDAEAEQAMITEIEAAKKDGDTLGGVVEVVVTGLPVGLGSFTSGEQRLDSRLAAALMGIQAIKGVEVGDGFETARRRGSLAHDEMRPGSDGVLRSTNRAGGLEGGMTNGEALRVRAAMKPISTVPRALATVDMSSGEEAVAIHQRSDVCAVPAAGVVAESMVALVVAQAALEKFGGDSIAETVSNLDGYLKRISGRPHLNPGDPVAADPA; from the coding sequence GTGCTGCGCTGGATAACTGCTGGAGAATCTCACGGACCCGCTCTCGTCGCCCTCCTGGAAGGGATGGTCGCCGGTGTCGAGGTGACCTCGGAGGAGATCTCCGCACAGCTGGCGCGCCGACGGCTCGGTTACGGTCGCGGCGCCCGGATGAAGTTCGAGGCCGACAAGGTCACCGTGATCGGCGGTGTCCGGCACGGCCGCACCATGGGCGGGCCCGTCGCCCTCGAGATCGCCAACTCCGAATGGCCCAAATGGACCACCGTGATGTCCGCCGACCCCGTCGACGAAGCCGAACTCGCCGAACTGGCCCGCAATGCCCCGCTCACCCGGCCCCGACCCGGTCACGCCGACTATTCGGGCATGCTCAAATACGGTTTCGACGACGCCCGTCCGGTGCTGGAGCGGGCCAGCGCGCGCGAGACCGCAGCCCGGGTCGCGGCCGGCACCGTGGCACGGGCGTTCCTCCGCCAGGCACTCGGGGTGGAGGTCGTCTCCCATGTGGTCTCCATCGGGACGGCCGCGAACACCTCCGGAGTCGTGCCCACCGGCGCCGATCTGGCCGCGATCGATCAGAGCCCGGTCCGGGCCTTCGACGCCGAAGCCGAGCAGGCCATGATCACCGAGATCGAGGCGGCGAAGAAAGACGGCGACACCCTGGGCGGTGTGGTCGAGGTGGTCGTCACCGGACTCCCGGTCGGGCTGGGTTCGTTCACCAGCGGCGAGCAGCGGCTGGACTCGCGGCTCGCGGCGGCGCTGATGGGAATCCAGGCCATCAAGGGCGTCGAGGTCGGCGACGGTTTCGAGACGGCGCGGCGGCGCGGCAGCCTGGCGCACGACGAGATGCGACCCGGCAGCGACGGCGTACTGCGGTCCACCAACCGCGCGGGCGGTCTCGAGGGCGGGATGACCAACGGGGAGGCGCTGCGAGTCCGGGCGGCCATGAAACCCATCTCCACCGTCCCGCGCGCGCTGGCCACTGTCGATATGTCCTCCGGCGAAGAAGCCGTGGCGATCCATCAGCGCTCCGATGTGTGTGCGGTACCGGCCGCCGGGGTGGTCGCGGAATCGATGGTGGCGCTCGTGGTGGCGCAGGCCGCACTGGAGAAGTTCGGCGGCGATTCGATCGCCGAGACGGTGAGCAACCTCGACGGCTACCTGAAGCGGATCAGCGGGCGTCCCCATCTGAACCCGGGCGATCCCGTCGCCGCCGATCCGGCGTAA